One Triticum dicoccoides isolate Atlit2015 ecotype Zavitan chromosome 5B, WEW_v2.0, whole genome shotgun sequence genomic window carries:
- the LOC119312367 gene encoding F-box/kelch-repeat protein At4g05080-like — translation MSLLTDDLVVEILSWLPLKSFCRFKCVCKSWHALSSDPHYRKKFPRTPVGLFYQIPEYHTGIDLVSLPSSDKEIDTTLSFVPCYEDLQLMDCSNGLLLCYHGGIRKYFADISHVIVCNPATQEWMSLPNTEPGPSSSFCDIVLCFDPSWSQHFHVFSFQCQSSMAGEDFTEVKVFFSENFTWSSCRWKSETGFDGSSRLMNGVLYVSHLLEHVLLAIDAPDPCTQLLSQRIIQLPGFPNDPGMFSWCSGCLCQSSGVLCYAQQEFDGCMMRIWSLEGTDSWVVRHRLSMNNVFGRDLLLRTDHNGFWYFDYDIHDFDLERELVILVDRIDHKLISFSISTGKGSEILKISGFGYVYRSRLYVPSYGKFPASMLQTAQDKC, via the coding sequence ATGTCTTTGCTAACTGATGACCTGGTTGTGGAGATTTTGTCTTGGCTACCGCTGAAGTCCTTTTGCCGCTTCAAATGTGTCTGCAAGTCTTGGCATGCCTTGTCATCTGATCCACACTACCGCAAGAAGTTCCCAAGAACTCCCGTTGGTCTCTTCTACCAAATACCTGAATACCACACTGGTATCGATCTCGTTAGCCTTCCCTCAAGCGACAAAGAAATTGACACAACACTTAGCTTTGTGCCATGTTATGAGGACCTACAGCTTATGGATTGCAGCAATGGCCTACTTCTTTGTTATCATGGTGGTATTAGAAAGTATTTTGCAGATATATCCCACGTTATTGTGTGCAATCCGGCAACTCAAGAGTGGATGTCACTTCCAAATACTGAACCTGGACCGTCAAGCTCTTTTTGTGACATTGTGTTGTGTTTTGATCCATCATGGTCTCAACACTTCCATGTCTTCAGCTTCCAGTGCCAGTCTTCCATGGCTGGTGAAGACTTCACTGAAGTTAAGGTTTTTTTCTCCGAGAATTTCACATGGTCTAGTTGTCGCTGGAAAAGTGAAACTGGATTTGATGGTAGTTCACGCTTAATGAATGGCGTGCTGTATGTGAGTCATCTATTGGAGCATGTCCTTCTGGCAATCGATGCACCCGACCCATGTACGCAGTTGCTTAGTCAGAGGATCATTCAGCTGCCAGGATTTCCAAATGATCCGGGGATGTTTTCTTGGTGTAGTGGGTGTCTTTGCCAATCATCAGGGGTCTTATGCTACGCACAACAAGAATTTGATGGTTGTATGATGCGGATTTGGAGTTTGGAAGGCACCGACAGTTGGGTGGTGAGGCATCGTCTGAGTATGAACAATGTATTTGGGAGGGACTTGTTGCTCCGCACTGATCATAATGGATTTTGGTATTTCGATTATGACATCCACGATTTTGACTTGGAGAGAGAGCTAGTTATCCTTGTTGACAGAATTGATCATAAGCTCATCTCATTTAGCATCAGTACTGGGAAAGGCTCAGAGATTCTAAAGATTTCAGGGTTCGGTTACGTATATCGAAGTCGACTCTACGTGCCATCCTACGGCAAGTTTCCAGCTTCAATGCTTCAAACAGCTCAAGATAAATGCTAG